One genomic window of Planctomycetota bacterium includes the following:
- a CDS encoding DUF1444 family protein produces MAHLSREQFAQDVVRRVRARFPLVQIGRAEQPFSLRVNGHVASLENLYRIAELQPDELQHQIERWAVELLRVGEGRPDHGDSFEAVADNIMPILLNGASEGKRVETLASQPLVADLHVGYVIDGDRTIAYIPQGMLQKWEVTHERMHEQAIANLVGRSQNMSAHAMPDEDGELSLMLFQLMDGYDASRLLLPALHDRLREHLDSPFCAAVPNRDILLCFRDDEQTVEKVRGQIKADYRTMPYHVSDAVLLVTADGVAAYR; encoded by the coding sequence ATGGCCCACCTCTCCCGCGAGCAGTTTGCGCAGGACGTTGTCCGTCGGGTGCGGGCAAGGTTTCCGTTGGTGCAGATCGGTCGGGCCGAGCAGCCGTTCTCGCTGCGGGTCAACGGCCACGTCGCGTCGCTGGAGAATCTCTATCGCATCGCCGAGCTTCAGCCCGACGAGCTGCAGCACCAGATCGAGCGGTGGGCCGTGGAGTTGCTACGTGTGGGCGAAGGTCGGCCGGACCATGGCGATTCGTTCGAGGCCGTTGCCGACAACATCATGCCGATCCTGCTCAACGGCGCAAGTGAGGGCAAACGGGTCGAGACGCTCGCCAGCCAGCCCCTGGTGGCGGACCTGCACGTCGGCTACGTCATCGACGGCGACCGCACCATCGCGTACATCCCCCAGGGCATGTTGCAGAAGTGGGAAGTGACCCACGAGCGCATGCACGAACAGGCGATCGCCAACCTCGTCGGGCGGAGCCAGAACATGAGCGCCCATGCGATGCCTGACGAAGACGGTGAACTGTCTCTGATGTTGTTTCAGTTGATGGACGGTTATGACGCGAGTCGGCTTCTGTTGCCGGCTTTGCACGATCGTCTGCGTGAACACCTCGACAGCCCGTTCTGCGCGGCAGTGCCTAATCGGGACATTCTGCTCTGTTTCCGTGACGACGAGCAGACGGTCGAGAAAGTCCGTGGCCAGATCAAAGCGGACTATCGCACGATGCCGTACCACGTCAGCGACGCGGTGCTGTTGGTGACCGCCGACGGTGTTGCCGCGTATCGCTAA
- a CDS encoding sugar phosphate isomerase/epimerase family protein — MPSFGVCTSVDRAAVLQSVGFDHVEAAAVPLFDGRVADDSDLDIDAVRRAVLPVPACNMLLPGDDITITGPTFDLRRLTTYIDRTFRRAASVGVGILVFGSGAARPIRDGQTPERARERILTFLRTAAPLAELHGVTLAIEPLRSEECNIINTVSEAMEYVDEVDHPGVRCLVDSFHMWEEREPLASVEEAMGCVVHVHVADRGTRAGSGADPRRAGEYRDFFALLKGAGYDGAVSVEGKHRWDEDSLRTIHDFLHEQWNAA, encoded by the coding sequence ATGCCTTCCTTTGGCGTTTGTACATCCGTGGACCGGGCGGCGGTTCTGCAATCGGTCGGCTTCGATCACGTCGAGGCGGCGGCCGTGCCGTTGTTCGACGGGCGGGTCGCCGACGATTCCGATCTGGACATCGACGCCGTCCGCCGCGCCGTGCTGCCGGTGCCGGCGTGCAACATGCTGCTTCCCGGGGACGACATCACGATCACCGGGCCGACTTTCGATCTGCGTCGGTTGACCACGTACATCGATCGGACCTTCCGCCGTGCCGCGAGTGTTGGCGTCGGGATTCTGGTCTTCGGTTCAGGTGCCGCCCGTCCGATCCGCGATGGCCAAACACCCGAACGGGCGCGGGAGCGGATTCTGACGTTCCTTCGCACCGCCGCACCGCTGGCCGAACTGCACGGAGTAACCTTGGCTATCGAGCCGCTGCGCTCCGAGGAGTGCAACATCATCAACACCGTTAGCGAGGCGATGGAGTACGTTGACGAGGTCGACCACCCCGGCGTGCGCTGTCTGGTCGACAGCTTCCACATGTGGGAAGAACGTGAGCCGCTGGCCAGTGTCGAGGAGGCGATGGGGTGCGTCGTTCACGTTCACGTCGCCGATCGCGGGACACGCGCCGGCAGCGGTGCCGACCCGCGACGTGCCGGTGAGTACCGCGACTTTTTCGCATTGCTCAAGGGCGCGGGCTACGACGGTGCGGTCAGCGTCGAAGGCAAACACCGCTGGGACGAGGATTCGCTGCGGACGATTCACGACTTTCTGCACGAGCAGTGGAACGCGGCGTAA
- a CDS encoding alanine--glyoxylate aminotransferase family protein — translation MRDSSDHPPMLNKYRLYCPGPTPVPEEVLAKCAEPQLHHRTPAFRKTLESVTGKLQTIFKTTQPVYTITGSGSSAFEAGLLAVLKPGMRVLNVANGKFSERWSTMAKQYGGDVTDITKDYGDHVTPADIQVHINQDGTPPDLFIVTHSETSTGAVCDLKAVLDKLRDHAPDCLIMVDGITSIGALPFDMDGWGVDIAITGSQKAMMLPPGLGFASLSERAWAAYDANDRKDNFYLDLGAYRTSYENWDTPYTPNNQLINAADVSLGMIVDEGLDTIWQRTEACAEAVRSGVTALGLELFAMMPGNSVSSVRYPAGVENPDKAFRLAIRKRFNIHLAGGQGSMKPELFRINHMGYTDVFEAISVIAAIEYGLAECGKDITFGKGVAAAQAAAAAVLNR, via the coding sequence GTGCGGGACTCATCCGATCACCCGCCCATGCTCAACAAGTACCGCCTTTACTGCCCCGGTCCCACGCCCGTCCCCGAAGAAGTGCTCGCCAAGTGCGCTGAGCCTCAGCTACACCACCGCACGCCGGCCTTCCGCAAAACGCTCGAGTCGGTTACCGGCAAGCTCCAGACGATTTTCAAGACCACCCAGCCGGTCTACACGATCACCGGCTCGGGAAGCAGTGCGTTCGAGGCCGGCCTGCTCGCGGTGCTCAAGCCCGGCATGCGTGTGCTCAACGTTGCCAACGGCAAGTTCTCCGAGCGTTGGAGCACGATGGCCAAGCAGTACGGCGGCGACGTCACCGATATCACCAAGGACTACGGCGATCACGTCACCCCGGCCGACATCCAGGTACACATCAACCAGGACGGCACGCCGCCGGATCTGTTCATCGTCACGCACTCGGAGACGTCGACCGGCGCGGTCTGCGATCTCAAGGCGGTGCTGGACAAGTTGCGTGACCACGCGCCCGACTGCCTGATCATGGTCGACGGCATCACGTCGATCGGCGCGTTGCCTTTCGATATGGACGGGTGGGGCGTCGACATCGCGATCACCGGTAGTCAGAAGGCGATGATGCTCCCGCCGGGGCTCGGGTTCGCGTCGCTGTCCGAACGCGCGTGGGCTGCCTATGACGCCAACGACCGCAAGGACAACTTCTACCTCGACCTCGGTGCGTATCGGACGTCGTACGAGAACTGGGACACGCCCTACACGCCCAACAACCAACTCATCAACGCGGCCGACGTGTCGCTCGGCATGATCGTTGACGAAGGGCTCGACACGATCTGGCAGCGCACCGAGGCGTGTGCCGAGGCGGTCCGGTCCGGGGTCACCGCGCTAGGGCTGGAGCTGTTCGCGATGATGCCGGGCAACTCCGTCAGCTCCGTCCGCTATCCAGCCGGGGTCGAGAACCCGGACAAGGCGTTCCGCCTCGCGATCCGCAAGCGGTTCAACATCCACCTCGCTGGCGGGCAGGGCAGCATGAAACCCGAGCTGTTCCGCATCAACCACATGGGTTACACCGACGTGTTCGAGGCGATCAGCGTGATCGCCGCGATCGAGTACGGCTTGGCCGAGTGCGGCAAGGACATTACGTTCGGCAAGGGTGTTGCCGCGGCCCAGGCGGCAGCGGCGGCCGTGCTCAACCGGTAA
- a CDS encoding NAD-dependent epimerase/dehydratase family protein gives MSNGKDGKVVVCGGGGFIGGHLAKKLIATGHTDVRVVDIKPFDQWYMVHPEAENVQADLNLVEKCTDAVKGRDTVYNLACNMGGMGFIENNKLLCMMSILINTHLLQEANKADVKNYFYASSACVYNGDKQVEADVTALKEADAYPAMPEDGYGWEKLFSERLCRHFREDEGFRARVARFHNVYGPYGTYDGGREKAPAAMCRKVIQAKMSGDHRMEIWGDGEQTRSFMYIDDCLEGIDRITHSDVTEPLNLGSDELVSINQLVDIVEDIAGIKLERSYNLDAPKGVRGRNSDNTLIKEKLGWAPSISLRHGMEQTYAWIYDQMKGQEKYKVSQYATA, from the coding sequence ATGAGCAACGGAAAAGACGGAAAGGTCGTCGTCTGCGGCGGCGGCGGATTCATCGGCGGACACCTCGCCAAGAAACTCATCGCCACCGGCCACACCGACGTCCGCGTCGTCGACATCAAACCGTTCGACCAATGGTACATGGTCCACCCCGAGGCCGAGAACGTCCAAGCCGATCTCAACCTCGTCGAGAAGTGCACCGACGCCGTCAAGGGCCGCGACACCGTCTACAACCTCGCCTGCAACATGGGCGGGATGGGCTTCATCGAGAACAACAAGCTGCTGTGCATGATGAGCATCCTCATCAACACACACCTGCTGCAGGAAGCCAACAAGGCCGACGTCAAGAACTACTTCTACGCTTCGAGCGCCTGCGTCTACAACGGCGACAAGCAGGTCGAAGCCGACGTCACCGCGCTCAAGGAAGCCGACGCCTACCCCGCCATGCCCGAGGACGGCTACGGGTGGGAAAAACTCTTCTCCGAACGCCTCTGCCGGCACTTCCGAGAGGACGAAGGCTTCCGCGCCCGCGTCGCCCGATTCCACAACGTCTACGGCCCGTACGGCACCTACGACGGCGGTCGTGAGAAAGCCCCCGCCGCCATGTGTCGCAAGGTCATCCAGGCCAAGATGTCCGGCGACCACCGCATGGAAATCTGGGGCGACGGCGAGCAGACCCGCTCGTTCATGTACATCGACGACTGCCTCGAAGGCATCGACCGCATCACGCACTCCGACGTGACCGAGCCGCTGAACCTCGGATCTGACGAACTCGTCTCGATCAACCAACTCGTCGACATCGTCGAGGACATCGCCGGCATCAAGCTCGAACGCAGCTACAACCTCGACGCCCCCAAAGGCGTCCGCGGCCGCAACTCCGACAACACCCTCATCAAGGAAAAGCTCGGCTGGGCCCCGTCGATCTCCCTCCGCCACGGCATGGAGCAAACCTACGCCTGGATCTACGACCAGATGAAGGGCCAAGAGAAGTACAAGGTGAGCCAATACGCGACGGCGTAA
- a CDS encoding transglutaminase family protein: MKSRLLLKLTHRTQLDYTETVTESVMELRVMPRQEPDQRRLSFNLAVGPPSSPTSYVDWLGNTVHALTVNAPHRKVVVEATSYVETRREKSPAADLGDPYDAAPPPALHDFVDFGGPVVKSDLLQTHLDAIAPQPGEPIGAIAGRIMNHIFTSFTYEPGVTTSASPITDLLEGYKGVCQDFTHLMLGLSRALGIPARYVSGLVHPMKESFRGFTQTHAWCELLVGPNLWVGFDPTNNTTVGPEYVKIAIGRDYRDVPPNKGVYRGGSDEMITATVESEVLDTLPTDITDRPNRVLDVGELIHRPHVLTDVYRQAQQQQQ, encoded by the coding sequence ATGAAGTCACGACTCCTCCTCAAACTCACGCACCGAACCCAACTGGATTACACCGAAACCGTCACCGAGAGCGTGATGGAGTTGCGGGTGATGCCGCGTCAGGAGCCGGATCAACGCCGGCTTTCGTTCAACCTCGCGGTCGGGCCGCCCTCGTCGCCGACGAGCTACGTCGACTGGCTGGGCAACACGGTGCATGCCCTGACCGTCAACGCACCCCACCGCAAGGTCGTCGTCGAAGCGACCAGCTACGTTGAGACCCGGCGCGAGAAAAGCCCCGCCGCCGACCTTGGCGACCCGTATGATGCCGCCCCGCCCCCGGCACTGCACGACTTCGTCGACTTCGGCGGGCCCGTCGTCAAGTCCGATCTGCTCCAAACGCACCTCGACGCGATCGCCCCACAGCCAGGCGAACCGATCGGCGCGATCGCCGGACGGATCATGAATCACATTTTCACATCCTTCACCTACGAGCCCGGCGTCACCACATCAGCCAGCCCGATCACGGACCTGCTCGAAGGATACAAGGGCGTCTGCCAGGACTTCACCCACCTCATGCTCGGCCTATCGCGAGCGCTGGGCATTCCCGCGCGGTACGTCTCGGGGCTGGTGCATCCGATGAAGGAATCGTTCCGCGGCTTCACTCAGACCCACGCGTGGTGTGAGTTGCTCGTCGGGCCCAACCTGTGGGTCGGTTTCGACCCGACCAACAACACGACCGTCGGTCCCGAATACGTCAAGATCGCCATCGGCCGCGACTACCGCGACGTTCCGCCCAACAAAGGCGTCTATCGCGGCGGCTCCGACGAGATGATCACCGCCACCGTCGAGAGCGAAGTTCTCGACACGCTGCCGACCGACATCACCGACCGCCCCAACCGCGTCCTCGACGTCGGCGAACTCATCCACCGCCCGCATGTGCTCACCGACGTCTACCGGCAAGCACAGCAGCAACAGCAGTAA
- a CDS encoding TatD family hydrolase, producing MIDTHCHLTDPRLHGQLDNVLRRAADAGVDRVVSIGTGLDDDVATIALAERHENVYAVVGVHPHYAANDPADPTPRLREIQAHPKVVALGEMGLEYHWDDTPRDVQWKSFEHQLALAAELGRPVVIHSREAIDDTLAILAQQPGVPCVFHCFTGTPDEATRIVDAGYLVGFTGAVTFNKNADLRDACKRVPLDRLLVETDGPYLSPEPVRKQKTCEPAFVMHTARLVGALHGKTLDEIDAITTANAERFYRLPTNST from the coding sequence ATGATCGACACGCACTGCCACCTCACCGACCCGCGTTTGCACGGCCAGCTCGACAACGTGCTGCGGCGTGCCGCCGATGCGGGTGTGGATCGCGTTGTGTCCATCGGCACCGGGCTCGACGACGATGTCGCGACGATCGCACTCGCCGAACGCCACGAGAACGTCTACGCCGTCGTCGGTGTTCATCCGCATTACGCCGCCAACGACCCGGCCGACCCGACGCCCCGCTTGCGCGAGATCCAGGCCCACCCCAAGGTCGTCGCGCTCGGTGAGATGGGGCTCGAGTATCACTGGGACGACACGCCGCGGGACGTGCAGTGGAAGAGCTTCGAACACCAGCTCGCGCTCGCCGCCGAGCTCGGTCGGCCGGTCGTGATCCACAGCCGCGAGGCGATCGACGACACCTTGGCGATCCTTGCCCAGCAGCCGGGTGTTCCCTGCGTATTCCATTGCTTCACCGGCACGCCCGACGAAGCAACGAGGATCGTCGACGCCGGCTACCTCGTCGGCTTCACCGGCGCGGTGACGTTCAACAAGAACGCCGATCTGCGTGATGCCTGCAAGCGCGTTCCGCTCGACCGACTGCTCGTCGAGACCGATGGCCCTTATCTCTCGCCCGAACCGGTGCGGAAACAGAAGACCTGCGAGCCGGCGTTCGTGATGCACACCGCCAGGCTCGTCGGCGCGTTGCACGGCAAGACGCTCGACGAGATCGACGCGATCACGACGGCGAATGCGGAGCGGTTTTATCGCTTGCCGACGAACTCGACTTAG
- a CDS encoding YraN family protein — protein sequence MLIERVVHALRERFGGSAAAGVGGDGENAAANHLRAAGLRILGRNFRTSAGEIDLVCKDGDVVVFVEVKTRADTNSLPESAVTPRKQRQISRVAEGYLARFGTERPAFRHDVVAVHWSGQGESVVHHYPSFFEHRP from the coding sequence ATGCTCATCGAACGCGTCGTCCATGCCCTGCGTGAACGTTTCGGCGGCTCCGCTGCGGCGGGCGTGGGCGGTGACGGTGAGAACGCCGCGGCCAACCACTTGCGTGCCGCCGGCTTGCGCATCCTCGGCCGCAACTTCCGCACCTCTGCCGGTGAGATCGATCTCGTCTGCAAGGACGGCGACGTGGTCGTGTTCGTCGAGGTCAAGACCCGGGCCGACACCAACAGCCTGCCCGAGAGTGCCGTCACGCCGCGCAAGCAGCGCCAGATCAGCCGGGTTGCCGAGGGGTACCTCGCCCGGTTCGGCACGGAACGGCCGGCGTTTCGTCACGACGTGGTCGCGGTGCACTGGTCGGGCCAGGGCGAGTCGGTGGTGCATCACTACCCGAGCTTTTTCGAGCACCGCCCATGA